A window from Nycticebus coucang isolate mNycCou1 chromosome X, mNycCou1.pri, whole genome shotgun sequence encodes these proteins:
- the LOC128577872 gene encoding transmembrane emp24 domain-containing protein 5-like, which yields MGVKIWLPFPALLLAALAPGLRPGAVGFTPLDSNFTFTLSAGQKECFYQPVPLKASLEIKYQVLDGTGLDADFHLIFPDGKTLVFEQRKSDGVHTVETEVGDYMSFDNTFSTISKKKVIFFELILDNMGEQTQGQEDWKKYITGTDMLDMKLEDILKSTDSIKFRLSKSGHIQTLLRAFEARDQNIQESNFDTVNFWSMVNLVIMVVMSAIQVYMLKSLFEDKRKSRT from the exons ATGGGCGTCAAGATCTGGCTGCCCTTCCCCGCGCTCCTCTTGGCCGCTCTGGCTCCAGGGCTGAGGCCTGGGGCGGTCGGTTTCACGCCCTTAGACAGCAACTTCACCTTTACCCTCTCTGCCGGCCAGAAGGAATGTTTCTACCAGCCCGTGCCCCTGAAGGCCTCGCTGGAGATCAAGTa ccaAGTTTTAGATGGAACAGGATTAGATGCTGATTTCCATCTTATCTTTCCAGATGGCAAAACCTTAGTTTTTGAACAAAGAAAATCAGATGGAGTTCACACTGTAGAGACTGAAGTTGGTGACTACATGTCCTTTGACAATACATTCAGCACCATTTCTaagaag aaagtgattttctttgaattaatcCTGGATAATATGGGAGAACAGACACAAGGACAAGAAGACTGGAAGAAATATATTACTGGCACAGATATGTTGGATATGAAACTGGAAGACATACTGAAATCCACGGACAGCATCAAGTTCAGACTAAGCAAAAGTGGTCATATACAAACTCTGCTTAGAGCATTTGAAGCTCGTGATCAAAACATACAAGAAAGCAACTTTGATACAGTCAACTTCTGGTCTATGGTTAATTTAGTGATCATGGTGGTGATGTCAGCCATTCAAGTGTATATGCTGAAGAGTCTGTttgaagacaaaaggaaaagtagaactTAA